From Seriola aureovittata isolate HTS-2021-v1 ecotype China chromosome 16, ASM2101889v1, whole genome shotgun sequence, one genomic window encodes:
- the LOC130184396 gene encoding ADP-ribosylation factor-like protein 4A, with translation MGNGLSDHHSRFPRLPSFQALHIVILGLDCAGKTTVLYRLRFNEFVNTVPTKGFNTEKIKVSVRGGRQTVSFHFWDVGGQEKLRPLWRSYTRCADGIVFVVDSVDTERIEEAKTELHKITRLAENQGVPVLVVANKQDLRNSLSLAEMESMLALGELSSATPWHLQPSCAIIGEGLQEGLQKLHAMILKRRKTLRQQKKKR, from the coding sequence ATGGGGAACGGATTATCGGATCATCACTCGCGCTTCCCCCGCCTCCCGTCCTTCCAGGCTCTTCACATCGTCATTCTCGGACTGGATTGTGCGGGGAAGACCACCGTACTGTATCGCCTACGCTTCAATGAGTTTGTGAACACTGTCCCGACTAAGGGCTTTAACACAGAGAAGATCAAGGTGTCGGTGAGAGGTGGCCGGCAGACAGTGTCCTTCCACTTCTGGGATGTCGGTGGTCAGGAGAAGCTGCGGCCTCTGTGGCGCTCTTACACGCGCTGCGCCGACGGCATCGTGTTTGTGGTGGACTCGGTGGACACCGAGCGCATCGAGGAGGCCAAGACAGAGCTGCACAAGATCACACGACTGGCGGAGAACCAGGGCGTGCCGGTTCTGGTGGTGGCTAACAAACAGGACCTGAGGAACTCGCTCAGTCTGGCTGAGATGGAGAGCATGTTGGCTCTTGGCGAGCTCAGCAGCGCCACGCCCTGGCATCTTCAGCCTTCTTGTGCGATCATCGGTGAGGGATTACAGGAAGGTCTGCAGAAGCTGCACGCCATGATCctgaagaggagaaagacgCTGcggcagcagaagaagaagagatga